Proteins encoded together in one Diceros bicornis minor isolate mBicDic1 unplaced genomic scaffold, mDicBic1.mat.cur scaffold_161_ctg1, whole genome shotgun sequence window:
- the LOC131402591 gene encoding 5'-3' exoribonuclease 2-like, which produces MRMQNNSSPSVSPNTSFTSDGSSSPIGEIKRKAEDSDSEPEPEDNVRLWEAGWKQRYYKNKFDVDAADDKFRRKIVQSYVEGLCWVLRYYYQGCASWKWYYPFHYAPFASDFEGIADMPSDFEKGTKPVSLSI; this is translated from the exons atgaggatgcagaataattct AGTCCTTCAGTATCTCCTAATACGAGTTTCACTTCTGATGGCTCCTCGTCTCCGATAGGAGAAATTAAgcgaaaagcagaagacagtgacagtgaaccTGAACCAGAGGATAACGTCAG gctttgggaagctgggtggaagcagcggtactacaagaacaaatttgacGTTGATGCAGCTGATGACAAATTCCGTCGTAAAATTGTACAGTCTTACgttgaagggctctgctgggttcttcgatattattaccag ggctgtgcttcctggaagtggtattatccatttcattatgCACCATTTGCTTCAGACTTTGAAGGTATTGCAGacatgccttctgattttgagaagggtactaaaccggtaagcttgagtatttag